One window from the genome of Corynebacterium sp. SCR221107 encodes:
- a CDS encoding monovalent cation/H(+) antiporter subunit G — MLTDVLSLIFIGLGALFVLSASIGLVRFKDSLSRVHAITKPQTVGLILTVIGAIIRVIGSPDFNIAHRGDLGILVLLVLFALMTGPVTGQRVGRVSRREGLYGPPDHLSVNEAPAQRAVKRKR; from the coding sequence ATGCTCACCGACGTCTTATCCCTCATCTTCATCGGGCTCGGCGCCCTCTTCGTGCTCTCGGCCTCCATCGGGCTGGTGCGCTTCAAGGACTCCCTTTCGCGCGTCCACGCCATCACCAAGCCGCAGACGGTGGGTCTCATCCTCACCGTCATCGGCGCCATCATCCGGGTGATCGGCTCGCCCGACTTCAACATCGCCCACCGCGGCGACCTCGGCATCCTCGTGCTGCTCGTTTTGTTCGCGCTGATGACCGGGCCCGTCACCGGCCAGCGCGTCGGCCGTGTCAGCCGCCGCGAGGGGCTCTACGGCCCGCCGGATCACCTCAGCGTCAACGAGGCACCGGCCCAGCGCGCCGTCAAGCGCAAGCGCTAG
- a CDS encoding Na(+)/H(+) antiporter subunit C, giving the protein MIANLSLLIAAGVLIAAGVYLVLDRAMTKMVLGLLLLGNGMNLLLLQAGGDPGSPPIKGRESSLFGDQIADPLAQGMILTAIVISMAMTAFILALAYRQYRYRTEDVIEDDSEDAAVAARPRLASAAPDHDASDDPETGKVTDAGDGFGPHSFEQPVKEDTSD; this is encoded by the coding sequence ATGATTGCCAATCTTTCCCTTCTCATCGCCGCCGGCGTGCTCATCGCCGCGGGAGTGTACCTCGTGCTTGATCGCGCGATGACCAAGATGGTCCTCGGCCTGCTGCTTCTGGGCAACGGGATGAACCTCCTGCTGCTGCAGGCAGGCGGCGACCCCGGCTCCCCGCCGATCAAGGGCCGCGAGAGCTCACTTTTCGGCGATCAGATCGCCGACCCGCTGGCCCAGGGCATGATCCTTACCGCCATCGTCATCTCCATGGCAATGACCGCGTTCATCCTGGCGCTGGCCTATCGCCAGTACCGTTACCGCACCGAGGACGTCATCGAGGATGACTCCGAGGACGCAGCGGTGGCCGCGCGCCCGCGCCTGGCCTCGGCCGCCCCCGACCACGATGCCTCCGATGACCCGGAGACGGGCAAGGTCACCGACGCCGGCGACGGCTTCGGCCCGCACTCATTCGAGCAACCAGTCAAGGAGGACACCAGTGACTAA
- a CDS encoding LytR C-terminal domain-containing protein — MITSVTDVTDQNPEQTPDQAQGLPLRGMAMILIAVALLLAAWGAYSMTRDDNAQDVTVNATNTPAAATPAAGQQATGSASAPATAPSAAAASAGSTDGAAASASPAAAAPNATAGQASDYTTVHVLNNSTVQGLAADVADQLKAKGFTPGEVGNYADDVVPENTVYFPAGNAAAEQAARELADRVGGVAAVRPDDLPAGTDSPNSLVLVLATETTVN, encoded by the coding sequence ATGATAACCAGTGTGACTGATGTGACTGACCAAAATCCTGAACAGACTCCGGACCAGGCTCAGGGTCTGCCCCTGCGCGGGATGGCGATGATCTTAATCGCCGTCGCCTTGTTGCTGGCCGCATGGGGTGCCTACTCCATGACTCGTGATGACAACGCCCAGGACGTGACCGTCAACGCCACCAATACCCCGGCCGCAGCCACCCCGGCCGCCGGGCAGCAGGCTACGGGCAGTGCATCAGCCCCGGCCACAGCGCCTAGCGCCGCGGCCGCTTCGGCAGGAAGCACTGACGGCGCGGCGGCGTCGGCAAGCCCGGCTGCGGCCGCCCCGAACGCCACCGCCGGCCAGGCCAGCGACTACACCACCGTCCACGTGCTCAATAACTCCACCGTCCAAGGTTTGGCGGCCGATGTGGCAGACCAGCTCAAGGCGAAGGGGTTCACCCCGGGCGAGGTCGGCAACTACGCCGACGACGTGGTCCCGGAAAACACCGTGTACTTCCCGGCGGGCAACGCCGCCGCCGAGCAGGCCGCCCGTGAACTGGCCGACCGCGTCGGTGGCGTTGCCGCTGTCCGCCCGGACGACCTGCCCGCGGGCACCGATTCGCCGAACTCCCTCGTGCTGGTCCTGGCGACCGAAACCACCGTCAACTAG
- a CDS encoding DUF3263 domain-containing protein yields MTDARHLDDSSELASAVEDRLSALQLLRFEKHAPRALGAKEDLIRAELGISPIRYYQKLNKAIDDPMAMEQFPHLTARLRRLRDSRENRGVDS; encoded by the coding sequence ATGACCGATGCCCGCCACCTTGATGACAGCTCGGAGCTGGCCTCCGCTGTGGAAGACCGGCTTAGCGCGCTGCAGTTGCTGCGATTCGAGAAGCACGCCCCGCGTGCGCTCGGTGCGAAGGAAGACCTCATCCGCGCCGAATTGGGAATCTCGCCGATTCGTTATTATCAAAAGCTCAACAAGGCCATCGATGACCCGATGGCGATGGAGCAATTTCCCCACCTCACGGCCAGGTTGCGCAGGTTGCGAGATTCGCGGGAAAACCGGGGCGTGGACTCGTAA
- a CDS encoding Na+/H+ antiporter subunit D, with the protein MLVSWLPTMVPLPIILPALGAAAALVAYKRPSLQRIVTIGVLFVQIILSITLVLLVDQEGIQTLQVGGWDAPVGITLVADRLSTLMLAVSSLVLFCVMWYAIGQGLRDGDEDDPVSVFLPTYLLLSMGINVSFLSGDLFNLYVGFEIFLVASYVLLTLSASEARVRAGVSYVMVSMISSMVFVLALALIYASVGTLNMAHISQRMADVPAGTQAMIFAVLLVAFGIKAAVFPLDSWLPDSYPTAPSLVTAVFAGLLTKVGVYSIIRMRTVVFTDGSLDTLLMWVALATMLVGILGAMAQNDIKRLLSFTLVSHIGYMILGVALGTAQGLSGAIFYAIHHILVQTALFLVVGLIERQAGSSSLRRLGSLAKSFPLLGVLYMFPAMNLGGIPPFSGFLGKVIVLEAAAEQGGTLSWLLIGGAVITSLLTLYTMVVVWSKAFWRDRADAPEGNTAIVRPTVLSDVTEETTIAERADVGRPPAGMVAATSVLVACSLGLTVVAGPVSAVTTRAANSVQDTSTYQDAVLGSGRYGDDLDPTRTLDQESNAEVSDSLPGRNLQDAASTTTTPTSARTIETDSATGTDDTDAGTKEESE; encoded by the coding sequence ATGCTCGTATCCTGGCTGCCTACGATGGTTCCGCTGCCGATCATCCTGCCCGCCCTCGGCGCGGCCGCTGCGCTGGTGGCCTACAAGCGCCCCAGCCTGCAGCGGATCGTCACCATCGGGGTGCTGTTCGTGCAGATCATCTTGTCGATCACCCTCGTCTTATTGGTCGATCAGGAAGGCATCCAGACCCTCCAGGTCGGCGGCTGGGACGCCCCGGTGGGTATCACCCTGGTGGCCGACCGTTTGTCCACCCTCATGCTGGCCGTGAGCTCGCTCGTGCTGTTTTGCGTCATGTGGTACGCCATCGGCCAGGGCCTGCGCGACGGCGACGAGGACGACCCGGTGTCCGTGTTCTTGCCCACCTACCTGCTTTTGTCGATGGGCATTAACGTTTCCTTCCTCTCCGGCGACCTGTTCAACCTCTACGTCGGCTTCGAGATCTTCCTCGTGGCCTCCTACGTGCTGCTGACCCTGTCCGCCTCCGAGGCCCGGGTGCGCGCGGGCGTGTCCTATGTGATGGTCTCCATGATCTCCTCCATGGTGTTCGTGCTCGCGCTCGCGCTCATCTACGCCTCGGTGGGCACCTTGAACATGGCGCACATCTCCCAGCGCATGGCCGACGTGCCCGCGGGCACCCAGGCCATGATCTTCGCCGTACTCTTGGTCGCCTTCGGCATCAAGGCCGCGGTCTTCCCGCTCGATAGCTGGCTGCCGGACTCCTACCCCACCGCCCCCTCGCTGGTCACCGCGGTGTTCGCGGGCCTTTTGACCAAGGTGGGCGTGTACTCCATCATCCGGATGCGCACCGTCGTGTTCACCGACGGCTCCCTCGATACCCTGCTCATGTGGGTGGCGCTGGCAACCATGCTGGTGGGCATCTTGGGCGCGATGGCACAAAATGACATCAAGCGTCTGCTCAGCTTCACCCTCGTCAGCCACATCGGCTACATGATCTTAGGCGTGGCCCTAGGCACCGCCCAGGGACTGTCGGGGGCCATCTTCTACGCCATCCACCACATCCTGGTCCAGACCGCCCTGTTCCTGGTGGTCGGACTCATCGAACGCCAGGCTGGCTCCTCCTCCCTGCGCCGGCTGGGCTCGCTGGCCAAGTCCTTCCCGCTGCTCGGCGTGCTCTACATGTTCCCGGCCATGAACCTAGGCGGCATCCCACCGTTTTCCGGTTTCCTGGGCAAGGTCATCGTGCTCGAGGCCGCCGCCGAGCAGGGCGGGACGCTGTCCTGGCTGCTCATCGGCGGTGCGGTGATCACCTCCCTGCTGACGCTGTACACGATGGTCGTGGTGTGGTCGAAGGCCTTCTGGCGCGACCGCGCGGATGCGCCCGAGGGCAATACCGCCATCGTGCGCCCCACCGTGTTATCCGATGTCACGGAGGAGACGACCATCGCCGAGCGTGCCGACGTCGGCCGCCCGCCCGCGGGCATGGTCGCCGCCACCTCCGTGCTGGTGGCTTGTTCCCTGGGGCTGACGGTAGTCGCAGGCCCCGTCAGCGCCGTGACCACCAGGGCGGCCAACTCCGTCCAGGACACCAGCACCTACCAGGACGCGGTGCTCGGCTCGGGGCGCTATGGCGACGACCTCGACCCCACCCGCACGCTCGACCAGGAGTCCAACGCGGAAGTGTCCGACTCCCTGCCGGGCCGCAACCTCCAAGACGCCGCGAGCACAACGACCACCCCGACGTCGGCACGCACGATTGAAACCGACAGCGCTACCGGCACGGACGACACTGACGCAGGCACCAAGGAGGAAAGCGAATGA
- a CDS encoding Na+/H+ antiporter subunit E, protein MSGLKRRFRPYFTAWAVVMWVALQGELSVGNVLAGLIVGLGVSLLLPLPAIPSGNICIHPGPLMVLLWYWLLGLIHGAFAVAWISLRPAAPPTTAIITVPMRVESELILAFGTTLYNLQPGGTVTDIDVGNREWTVHLLKAESQSEIDQARAAVAMLEKRLIAAFERGAQ, encoded by the coding sequence ATGAGCGGACTCAAGAGGCGCTTTCGCCCCTACTTCACCGCGTGGGCGGTCGTTATGTGGGTGGCGCTGCAGGGCGAACTCAGCGTGGGCAACGTGCTCGCCGGGCTCATCGTCGGTCTGGGTGTCTCCCTGCTGCTGCCGCTGCCGGCGATCCCCAGCGGCAATATCTGCATCCACCCCGGGCCACTCATGGTGCTCCTGTGGTACTGGCTGCTCGGGCTTATCCACGGCGCCTTCGCGGTGGCCTGGATCTCCCTGCGCCCGGCCGCCCCACCGACCACCGCCATCATCACCGTGCCGATGCGCGTGGAATCCGAACTCATCCTCGCCTTCGGCACCACCTTGTATAACCTGCAGCCCGGCGGCACGGTGACCGACATCGACGTGGGCAACCGCGAATGGACCGTGCACCTGCTCAAGGCCGAATCCCAATCGGAGATCGACCAGGCCCGGGCAGCGGTCGCCATGCTGGAGAAAAGACTCATCGCCGCCTTCGAAAGGGGAGCCCAGTGA
- a CDS encoding acetyl-CoA acetyltransferase — MSTPVFSDTRTTFGNTKTSTFTTFIHSPRPQETDFFTDPAGSNTRIFAEDPFRARFGHRLPRGLREEAKGMQWRTFLATYAPASDMRMQFTHIEKLRGAHQRYCAEITETINGHRVTRAREVIASGPVQACSNILGDLGRRVEIHSFHQFEIFEATVTFVYAGNNKDRHWAMGFGGTREQSACAAMTAAAEMIYG, encoded by the coding sequence ATGTCTACTCCAGTCTTTTCCGATACCCGCACCACCTTCGGCAACACCAAGACCTCAACGTTTACCACCTTCATCCACAGCCCGCGCCCACAGGAGACGGACTTCTTCACAGACCCGGCAGGGTCGAACACCCGCATCTTCGCCGAGGATCCCTTCCGCGCCCGCTTCGGGCACCGCCTGCCACGCGGGCTGCGCGAGGAGGCCAAGGGCATGCAATGGCGCACCTTCCTCGCCACCTACGCACCGGCATCGGACATGCGCATGCAGTTCACCCACATCGAGAAGCTGCGCGGTGCACACCAGCGCTACTGCGCGGAAATCACCGAGACCATCAACGGCCACCGCGTCACCCGCGCCCGCGAGGTCATCGCATCCGGACCGGTCCAGGCCTGCTCCAATATCTTGGGCGATCTGGGACGCCGCGTTGAAATCCACAGCTTCCACCAGTTTGAGATCTTCGAAGCCACCGTCACCTTCGTCTACGCAGGAAACAACAAGGATCGTCACTGGGCCATGGGCTTCGGCGGCACCCGCGAGCAGTCCGCCTGCGCCGCCATGACAGCAGCAGCCGAGATGATCTACGGATAG
- a CDS encoding glutamate--cysteine ligase, translated as MTQPFNASANPTVGVEWEIALIDPQTRDLVPRAGEVLSEVATTHPDLHFEREFLANTIELVTPVCHNAGEATAYLETCIDALRPVVEEKGLRLWASGSHPFSDFRTQPVSEKGHYKEIIERTQYWGNQMLIWGIHVHVGVSDKDRVWPIINAMLTMYPHLLALSASSPGWDGIDTGYASNRTMLYQQLPTAGLPYQFDNWQQWESYMRDQDISGVINHTGSMHFDIRPAGKWGTIEVRVSDATSNLRELSAIVALTHLLVVYFDRMIDAGEPLPTLQDWHVAENKWRAARYGLEAIVITSRATDERLVTEDLKDWLDKLAPLAAEFGCEKELARVNEIIARGAGYQRQRSIYRETGSWEDAVDATCQEMDELLP; from the coding sequence ATGACCCAGCCGTTTAACGCATCCGCCAACCCCACCGTGGGAGTGGAGTGGGAAATCGCGCTCATCGACCCGCAGACCAGGGACCTCGTCCCGCGCGCGGGGGAGGTCCTTTCCGAGGTGGCAACCACCCACCCCGACCTGCACTTCGAGCGGGAGTTCCTGGCCAACACGATCGAGCTGGTGACCCCCGTGTGCCACAACGCCGGCGAGGCAACCGCCTACCTTGAGACCTGCATCGACGCGCTGCGCCCCGTCGTGGAGGAAAAGGGCCTGCGCCTGTGGGCCTCCGGCTCGCACCCCTTCTCCGATTTCCGCACCCAGCCGGTCAGCGAGAAGGGACACTACAAGGAGATCATCGAGCGCACCCAGTACTGGGGCAACCAGATGCTCATCTGGGGCATCCACGTCCACGTCGGCGTCTCCGACAAGGACCGGGTCTGGCCGATCATCAACGCGATGCTGACCATGTATCCGCACCTGTTGGCGCTGTCGGCCTCCTCGCCGGGCTGGGACGGCATCGACACCGGCTATGCCTCCAACCGCACCATGCTCTACCAGCAGCTTCCCACCGCAGGCCTGCCCTACCAGTTTGACAACTGGCAGCAGTGGGAGTCCTACATGCGCGACCAGGACATCTCAGGGGTCATCAACCACACCGGCAGCATGCACTTCGATATCCGCCCCGCCGGCAAGTGGGGCACCATCGAGGTGCGCGTCTCCGATGCCACCAGCAACCTTCGCGAGCTCTCGGCCATCGTGGCGCTGACACACCTGCTCGTGGTGTACTTCGACCGCATGATCGATGCGGGCGAGCCCCTGCCTACCCTGCAGGACTGGCACGTGGCCGAAAATAAGTGGCGCGCGGCTCGCTACGGCCTCGAGGCCATCGTCATTACCTCCCGCGCCACCGATGAGCGCCTGGTCACCGAGGATCTCAAGGACTGGCTGGACAAGCTTGCGCCGCTGGCGGCCGAATTCGGCTGCGAGAAAGAGCTGGCGCGCGTCAACGAGATCATCGCCCGCGGCGCGGGCTATCAGCGCCAGCGCTCGATCTATCGCGAGACCGGCTCCTGGGAGGATGCGGTGGATGCCACCTGCCAGGAAATGGATGAGCTGCTGCCTTAA
- a CDS encoding glycosyltransferase 87 family protein: MRTCRSLPTLLIIAWLFAALVLVKEFSLDASQRVFQPEPVDLQVYRLAGQHLAEGGQLYAGDFIPGLPFTYPPFAGAFFELFTSVPSQAATWLWQVLNFLALVWVIAATMHTTLRASMGTWALAVGLAVASFGLDSIHGSFYFGQINVVLMALVALDFLPRRTFGGVGVGLAAGMKLTPAFFIVVFLAQGRYLAAAVAVVTFLITVGIGFATIPDAGQFWTQAISDSSRVGTHDNPGAQSLLSVLTRVFEQPSQLVWLLAVAVTVALVWSAARAARRNHSPGWALGLGGIGACLVSPFTWFHHWVWLVPVLVSLLLSLDGLGNAVLGRAGTGVVSGTALSPLARGLSQLVGLLALGVCAVVALPQVTAALSPDWSFFAHAQTPTDPRNALFVGVGVVLLVGYVLADVARAALRRGTQAAAASAVAGAV, encoded by the coding sequence GTGCGTACTTGCCGAAGCCTGCCCACCTTGTTAATCATCGCCTGGCTATTCGCGGCCCTCGTCCTCGTCAAGGAATTCAGCCTCGATGCCTCCCAGCGCGTCTTCCAGCCCGAGCCGGTCGACCTCCAGGTCTACCGGCTGGCCGGGCAGCACCTGGCCGAGGGCGGGCAGTTGTACGCCGGCGACTTCATCCCCGGGCTGCCCTTTACCTACCCGCCGTTCGCCGGGGCCTTCTTCGAGCTTTTCACGTCCGTACCGAGCCAGGCTGCGACCTGGTTGTGGCAGGTGCTCAATTTCCTCGCCCTGGTGTGGGTGATCGCGGCCACCATGCACACCACGCTGCGGGCCAGCATGGGCACCTGGGCACTGGCGGTGGGCCTGGCCGTTGCCTCATTCGGACTCGATTCCATTCACGGCAGCTTCTATTTCGGTCAGATCAACGTGGTGCTCATGGCGTTGGTGGCGCTGGATTTCTTGCCCCGGCGCACCTTCGGCGGGGTGGGCGTGGGGCTTGCCGCCGGCATGAAGCTCACACCTGCGTTTTTCATCGTGGTCTTTCTCGCCCAGGGCCGCTACCTCGCCGCCGCCGTCGCTGTGGTGACCTTCCTCATCACGGTGGGCATCGGCTTTGCCACCATCCCGGATGCGGGGCAGTTTTGGACCCAGGCGATCTCCGATTCCTCGCGGGTGGGCACCCACGATAATCCCGGCGCGCAGTCGCTGTTGTCGGTGCTCACACGGGTTTTCGAGCAGCCCAGCCAGCTGGTGTGGCTGCTGGCCGTGGCCGTGACGGTGGCCTTGGTGTGGTCGGCTGCGCGCGCAGCCCGGCGCAATCACAGCCCCGGGTGGGCGCTGGGGCTAGGTGGCATAGGTGCGTGCCTGGTCTCGCCTTTTACGTGGTTCCACCATTGGGTGTGGCTGGTGCCGGTGCTGGTGTCCTTGCTGCTTAGCCTCGATGGGCTGGGCAACGCGGTGCTGGGGCGTGCGGGGACCGGGGTGGTATCGGGCACGGCATTATCCCCGCTTGCGCGCGGGTTGTCTCAGCTGGTGGGGCTTTTGGCCCTTGGGGTGTGCGCGGTGGTGGCGTTGCCGCAGGTGACCGCGGCGCTATCCCCCGACTGGAGTTTCTTCGCGCATGCGCAGACCCCCACCGACCCACGCAACGCGCTGTTCGTCGGCGTCGGCGTGGTGCTGTTGGTCGGCTATGTGCTTGCCGACGTCGCCCGCGCCGCACTTCGCCGCGGTACGCAGGCGGCCGCAGCCTCCGCCGTGGCCGGGGCCGTGTGA
- a CDS encoding monovalent cation/H+ antiporter complex subunit F, producing MNPEVYNTVLLVIACVFAVSFILTNYRILAGPNSIDRLLGMDGLSAMIQCALATYICWTLDTSVSYAMLVVAMLGFISTVSVARFRKRDDA from the coding sequence GTGAACCCAGAGGTCTATAACACCGTCCTCCTGGTCATCGCCTGCGTCTTCGCGGTGTCCTTCATCCTTACCAACTACCGCATCCTCGCCGGACCGAACTCCATCGACCGCTTGCTGGGCATGGACGGGCTCTCGGCGATGATCCAATGCGCGCTGGCCACCTATATCTGCTGGACGCTGGATACCTCCGTGTCCTACGCCATGCTGGTCGTGGCGATGCTGGGATTCATCTCCACCGTCTCGGTGGCGCGCTTTAGGAAGCGAGACGATGCCTGA
- a CDS encoding Na+/H+ antiporter subunit A encodes MLLLLLALAGASLIAPFLIRALGPRAFGIIALAPLAGFIWVLTHYARGTFAGGGALHANYGWLSSAHLDITLRMDSLAALFSLIILGIGTLVLIYCWGYFDAAPRRLRYFSAQLTGFAAAMYGLVISDNLLLLYVFWEITSILSFLLVGYYGERASSRLSAERALMVTTLGGLAMLVGIIVLGHQTDVWTLSGLADYGLEGTHHITYAIVLILAGALSKSAIAPAHFWLPGAMAAPTPVSAYLHSAAMVKAGIYLVARMSPDFNFTPVWHLVILTLGTITMVMAGWMSLRQKDLKLVLAYGTVSQLGFIVCVVGIGSREALMAGLALTFAHSMFKAALFMVVGAIDHTTGTRDCRELSGLGRRSPLLFGVAVVAAASMAGIPPLFGFIAKEAVFEEVLHEPLLTGMPGKMLLTGMIVGSVMTMAYSLHFLHGAFATKPGTHSSGGGTSPAVANMHAMRAPLWVPALLLALSSLVFGLYPAGLDFVIGTHLDSVFPGEKATHLALWHGFGAPLAISAFIIVAGLVIFWQRAVVAKAYFQEPALGNASAAYDAVISFLRHLSLKLTASTQRGSLMLNLATIFVVLVITPTTLLFLGARTDVRMQLWNNPLEGVTAGIIVVTAIAAAITHNRLSGLLMVGATGFAVSFIFATYGAPDLALTQLLVETITVVVFMLVLRKMPPDTVWRAGPKATRARAWLSIAVGVAVVVFMVFAQNARTTQPVSVWMSDLAYEISHGANTVNVLLVDIRAWDTLGEISVLVIAAIGIASLIYRNRSFDRGSRRPTLRVAGRRWLAVASSAEKQRNRSLLVDVSTRVLFPSMIVISFYFFFAGHNAPGGGFAGGLVASLAITLRYLAGGREELEEAFPVDASRVLGTGLLLSVATALAPVLMGLPVLTSLYYPLMMPVIGKVSLSSVLLFDAGVYLIVLGLTIRILDTLGGQLDQDEQMRKQRARDRARRLRKNAERLKAENAARMEAARGASLSTPATAQATSTKETQERHVHNEQQGGRTR; translated from the coding sequence TTGCTCTTGCTCTTGCTTGCCCTCGCCGGTGCCTCCCTCATCGCCCCCTTCCTCATCCGCGCCCTCGGGCCACGTGCCTTCGGAATCATCGCGCTTGCGCCCCTGGCCGGATTCATCTGGGTGTTAACTCACTACGCCCGCGGAACCTTCGCGGGTGGTGGCGCCCTGCACGCCAACTATGGCTGGCTGAGCAGCGCGCACCTCGATATCACCCTGCGGATGGACTCCCTCGCCGCGCTGTTTAGCCTCATCATCCTGGGCATAGGCACCCTCGTACTCATCTACTGCTGGGGCTACTTCGACGCCGCCCCGCGGCGCCTGCGCTACTTCTCGGCGCAGCTGACCGGCTTCGCCGCCGCCATGTACGGGCTGGTGATCTCCGACAACCTGCTGCTGCTCTACGTGTTCTGGGAAATCACCTCCATCTTGTCCTTCCTGCTGGTGGGCTACTACGGCGAACGCGCCTCCTCCCGCCTGTCCGCCGAACGCGCGCTCATGGTCACCACCCTCGGCGGGTTGGCGATGCTCGTGGGCATCATCGTACTGGGGCACCAAACCGATGTGTGGACGCTCAGCGGCCTGGCAGACTACGGCCTTGAGGGAACCCACCACATCACCTACGCCATCGTCCTTATTCTGGCCGGTGCCTTGTCCAAGTCCGCCATCGCGCCCGCGCACTTCTGGCTGCCCGGCGCGATGGCCGCCCCGACGCCGGTATCGGCCTACCTCCACTCGGCCGCGATGGTCAAGGCCGGCATCTACCTGGTCGCCCGCATGTCCCCGGACTTCAACTTCACCCCGGTCTGGCACCTGGTGATCTTGACCCTGGGTACGATCACGATGGTCATGGCCGGTTGGATGTCGCTGCGGCAAAAGGACCTCAAGCTGGTCTTGGCCTATGGCACCGTGAGCCAATTGGGTTTTATCGTGTGCGTGGTGGGGATCGGATCCCGGGAGGCGCTCATGGCGGGTTTGGCGCTGACGTTCGCGCACTCGATGTTCAAGGCGGCGCTGTTTATGGTGGTCGGCGCCATCGACCACACCACCGGCACCCGCGACTGCCGGGAGCTGTCCGGCCTGGGGCGCAGGTCCCCGCTGCTGTTCGGGGTGGCTGTGGTGGCGGCGGCCTCGATGGCGGGCATCCCGCCGCTGTTTGGCTTCATTGCCAAGGAGGCCGTGTTTGAGGAGGTCTTGCACGAGCCGCTTCTGACGGGTATGCCCGGCAAGATGCTTCTGACGGGCATGATCGTGGGCTCGGTGATGACGATGGCCTATTCGCTGCACTTCCTGCACGGGGCCTTCGCCACCAAGCCGGGGACCCACTCCTCCGGCGGCGGGACCTCTCCCGCGGTGGCGAACATGCACGCGATGCGCGCCCCGCTGTGGGTTCCGGCGCTGCTGTTGGCGTTGAGCTCCTTGGTCTTTGGCCTGTATCCGGCGGGCCTGGACTTTGTTATCGGCACCCACCTGGACTCGGTGTTTCCCGGAGAGAAGGCCACTCACCTGGCCTTGTGGCATGGTTTCGGCGCGCCGTTGGCTATCAGCGCGTTCATCATCGTAGCGGGCTTGGTGATCTTCTGGCAGCGGGCCGTGGTGGCCAAGGCCTATTTCCAGGAGCCCGCCCTGGGCAATGCGTCGGCCGCCTATGATGCGGTCATCAGCTTCCTGCGCCATCTCTCGCTGAAGCTGACCGCCTCCACGCAGCGCGGCTCGTTGATGCTGAACCTGGCCACGATCTTCGTGGTTTTGGTGATCACCCCGACCACCTTGCTGTTTTTGGGTGCGCGCACCGATGTGCGCATGCAGCTGTGGAACAACCCGCTGGAGGGGGTGACGGCGGGCATCATCGTGGTGACGGCGATCGCCGCAGCGATCACCCACAACCGCCTGTCAGGCCTGCTGATGGTGGGGGCCACCGGTTTTGCGGTTTCCTTCATCTTCGCCACTTACGGGGCACCCGACCTGGCGCTGACCCAGCTTCTGGTGGAAACCATCACCGTGGTGGTGTTCATGTTGGTGCTGCGCAAGATGCCGCCGGACACGGTGTGGCGGGCAGGGCCTAAGGCCACCCGCGCGCGGGCGTGGCTGTCGATCGCGGTGGGCGTGGCCGTGGTGGTGTTTATGGTGTTTGCCCAAAACGCGCGCACCACACAGCCGGTGTCTGTCTGGATGTCGGATCTGGCCTACGAGATCAGTCACGGCGCCAATACCGTCAACGTGTTGCTGGTGGACATCCGTGCCTGGGATACCTTGGGCGAGATCTCCGTGCTGGTCATCGCGGCGATCGGCATTGCCTCGCTGATCTACCGCAACCGCAGCTTCGACCGCGGCTCGCGCCGACCTACCCTGCGGGTGGCGGGCAGGCGCTGGTTGGCCGTGGCTTCCTCGGCGGAAAAGCAGCGCAACCGCAGCCTGCTCGTCGACGTTTCCACCCGCGTGCTGTTTCCCTCCATGATCGTCATCTCGTTCTATTTCTTCTTCGCAGGCCACAACGCCCCCGGTGGCGGCTTCGCCGGCGGGCTGGTGGCCTCATTGGCGATCACGTTGCGCTACCTGGCGGGCGGGCGTGAGGAGCTGGAGGAGGCCTTCCCCGTGGATGCCTCCCGCGTGTTGGGCACTGGCCTTTTGTTGTCCGTTGCTACCGCCTTGGCGCCGGTGTTGATGGGTCTGCCGGTATTGACCAGCCTGTACTACCCGCTCATGATGCCGGTCATCGGCAAGGTTTCCTTGTCGTCGGTGTTGCTTTTCGACGCCGGCGTCTACCTCATCGTCCTCGGGCTGACCATCAGGATCTTGGACACCCTGGGTGGCCAGCTCGATCAGGACGAGCAGATGCGCAAGCAGCGCGCCCGCGATCGCGCGCGCCGGCTGCGCAAGAACGCAGAAAGGCTCAAGGCCGAGAATGCGGCCCGGATGGAAGCGGCGCGGGGTGCGTCGTTAAGCACTCCAGCTACCGCGCAGGCCACGAGCACGAAGGAGACACAGGAAAGACACGTACACAACGAACAGCAAGGAGGAAGGACGCGATGA